From one Bacteroidota bacterium genomic stretch:
- a CDS encoding type II toxin-antitoxin system HigB family toxin, whose translation MEILGKDRLVKLKRKNIGNSKLIFAIDKLISDLEKAEWAKKTDIKLTRSDADCVHADGFYFFDINIHRTMVLIIFEKDVAIIVWTGSHDEYNTIFKGNKKTIENWLRNQQLI comes from the coding sequence TTGGAAATTTTAGGTAAAGATAGATTAGTAAAATTAAAACGAAAGAACATAGGGAATAGTAAGTTGATTTTTGCTATTGATAAACTAATTTCGGATTTAGAAAAAGCAGAATGGGCAAAAAAAACGGATATTAAACTTACAAGATCAGATGCCGATTGTGTGCATGCTGATGGATTTTATTTCTTTGATATTAATATTCATCGAACGATGGTTTTAATTATTTTTGAGAAAGATGTTGCAATAATTGTTTGGACAGGTTCGCATGATGAATATAATACGATTTTTAAGGGAAATAAAAAGACAATTGAAAATTGGTTAAGGAATCAACAATTAATATAA
- a CDS encoding helix-turn-helix transcriptional regulator — protein MKRLAINNILKLENLKSEIEHERASSLYLRLRKQEKEDGSYALIREHLKNLIVQYEANHWSDELKITDEQVEESDLAETLVRAENEFNYKRKEFIKNRLKELGLKQNDLAKILGHRKGYMSELINGLRPFSKEDIVIINRLLKISLDALIPPFIKQDKVAHIKKTLKTIRRNKIKLTKKDFDLQLT, from the coding sequence ATGAAAAGACTAGCTATAAATAATATTTTAAAATTAGAAAATCTGAAAAGTGAAATTGAACACGAAAGGGCATCTTCTTTATATTTAAGACTAAGAAAACAGGAGAAAGAAGATGGTTCTTATGCTTTAATTAGAGAACATCTTAAAAATCTGATTGTGCAATATGAAGCAAATCATTGGTCTGATGAGTTGAAAATCACAGATGAACAAGTAGAAGAAAGTGATTTAGCAGAAACTCTTGTTCGAGCGGAAAATGAATTTAATTACAAAAGAAAGGAATTTATAAAGAATAGGTTAAAAGAATTGGGATTAAAGCAAAATGATTTAGCAAAAATTTTAGGACATAGAAAAGGTTATATGTCTGAGCTAATAAATGGATTAAGACCGTTTTCTAAGGAGGATATTGTAATAATAAATCGTTTATTAAAAATTAGCCTAGATGCTTTAATTCCGCCATTCATAAAACAAGATAAAGTAGCTCATATTAAGAAGACTTTAAAAACTATTAGGAGAAATAAAATTAAACTTACTAAAAAGGATTTTGATTTGCAACTAACTTGA
- a CDS encoding sodium ion-translocating decarboxylase subunit beta — MMELFENLYKMTAIPDFISNPGFILMILIGAFLLFLGIKKKYEPLLLIPIGFGIILANLPGGGMGIVPAENIQIDENHYKNLFEIANEYGIMNFLYYSLIKTGFLPPIIFMGIGALTDFGPMLRNLKLAFFGAAAQIGIFTVLLTTVALGFSLKEAASLGIIGGADGPTAIYTTILLAPHLLGPIAIAAYSYMALVPVIIPFVVKLTCSKKELQINMKEMDIKYPSKREIKNLKVVKIIFPIVLGIIIAIFVPSSVPLLGMLFFGNLIKEVGSTIGRLTDAASGTILNTSTIFLGLTIGATMTSKVFFDEKTIMILIGGLFAFVISITGGIFLVKLYNLFFKKKINPLIGATGLSAVPMASRVANEIAIKHNPKNHVLQYCMASNISGVIGSAVAAGVLISFLG, encoded by the coding sequence ATAATGGAACTTTTTGAGAATCTTTATAAAATGACTGCTATTCCGGATTTTATTTCTAATCCGGGATTTATTTTAATGATATTAATTGGTGCGTTTTTATTATTTCTTGGTATCAAAAAAAAATATGAACCCTTATTGCTTATTCCAATAGGATTTGGGATAATACTTGCCAATTTACCAGGTGGCGGTATGGGAATAGTGCCTGCAGAAAATATTCAAATTGATGAAAATCATTATAAAAATCTGTTTGAAATTGCAAATGAATATGGAATAATGAATTTTCTTTATTATTCATTAATTAAAACAGGATTTTTGCCTCCTATAATTTTTATGGGAATAGGAGCTTTAACTGATTTCGGACCAATGTTAAGAAATCTTAAGCTTGCTTTTTTTGGTGCTGCTGCACAAATAGGTATTTTTACAGTTTTACTTACTACTGTTGCTTTAGGTTTTTCTCTTAAAGAAGCTGCATCATTAGGTATTATCGGTGGAGCTGACGGTCCAACTGCAATCTACACAACTATTCTTTTGGCTCCTCACTTGTTAGGACCAATTGCTATTGCGGCTTATTCTTATATGGCACTGGTACCCGTTATTATTCCTTTTGTAGTAAAACTTACTTGTAGTAAAAAAGAACTTCAAATTAATATGAAAGAAATGGATATTAAATATCCATCCAAAAGAGAAATAAAGAATTTGAAAGTTGTTAAAATTATCTTCCCTATTGTTTTAGGAATTATAATTGCGATTTTTGTTCCTTCATCAGTACCCCTTCTAGGAATGCTGTTTTTTGGTAATTTAATAAAAGAAGTTGGTTCTACTATTGGGCGTTTAACAGATGCTGCTTCAGGAACTATCCTAAATACTTCCACTATTTTTCTTGGTTTAACAATAGGTGCTACCATGACTTCTAAGGTTTTCTTTGATGAAAAAACAATAATGATTCTAATTGGGGGATTGTTTGCATTTGTTATTTCAATCACAGGAGGTATATTTTTAGTAAAATTGTATAATTTATTCTTTAAAAAGAAAATAAATCCATTGATTGGTGCAACAGGATTAAGTGCTGTACCAATGGCTTCACGTGTTGCTAATGAAATTGCAATTAAACATAATCCCAAAAATCATGTGTTACAGTATTGTATGGCAAGTAACATCTCAGGAGTAATTGGCTCAGCTGTAGCTGCCGGTGTTTTAATTTCTTTCCTTGGCTAA
- a CDS encoding efflux RND transporter periplasmic adaptor subunit yields the protein MKRYINMKRMKNVTIYALIALFLVSCGQGDKTKQLEKLKTQQQKISEKIEKLENELKSENKNNEKEVKTIAVKTKEIKTVNFKHTIEVQGNIESDKNILIPSQSQTIVKNIYVSEGDKVSKGQLLAEMDASIMKKSIAQLEKRYELAKTVYERQKRLWDKEIGSEIQYLQSKNNKEALEKQLAAMYEQYKLNQVISPITGTIDEINLKVGESGAMGGIRVVRLTSLKIKAPISENYINDVKVGNKVIIEIPSIDTSFERSISAVSKVISDNRTFNIELSVPSDIKGVLPNMNVVLTIADYKNKKAIVIPRKIVHKKQNKTFVFISEKKGKENIAKIREVVLGKTNKENVEIISGLKEGDKIITDGHNNLSDGQVLIIKNK from the coding sequence ATGAAAAGATATATAAATATGAAAAGAATGAAAAATGTAACGATTTATGCATTAATAGCATTGTTTCTTGTATCATGTGGACAAGGAGATAAAACAAAGCAACTTGAAAAATTAAAAACTCAGCAACAAAAAATCAGTGAAAAAATTGAAAAGCTGGAAAATGAATTAAAGTCTGAGAATAAAAACAATGAAAAAGAGGTAAAAACAATTGCTGTAAAAACAAAAGAAATAAAAACAGTAAATTTTAAGCACACTATTGAAGTTCAAGGGAATATAGAATCTGATAAAAATATATTGATTCCTTCTCAAAGCCAAACAATTGTAAAAAATATTTATGTAAGCGAAGGCGACAAAGTTAGTAAAGGACAGCTACTTGCCGAAATGGATGCTTCGATAATGAAAAAATCCATTGCACAATTAGAGAAGCGATATGAATTAGCAAAAACCGTTTATGAAAGACAAAAAAGATTGTGGGATAAAGAAATTGGAAGTGAAATTCAATATTTACAAAGTAAAAACAACAAAGAAGCACTTGAAAAACAACTTGCTGCAATGTACGAACAATACAAGCTCAACCAAGTAATATCACCAATCACAGGCACAATTGATGAAATAAATCTTAAAGTTGGCGAATCAGGTGCAATGGGAGGAATTAGAGTAGTCCGTTTGACTTCTCTTAAAATAAAAGCACCTATCTCTGAAAACTACATAAATGATGTAAAAGTAGGAAACAAAGTAATTATTGAAATACCAAGTATTGATACCTCTTTTGAAAGATCAATCTCCGCAGTATCAAAAGTTATTTCGGATAACAGAACTTTTAATATTGAGTTAAGCGTTCCTTCCGATATTAAAGGTGTTTTACCCAACATGAATGTTGTGTTAACAATTGCCGATTATAAAAACAAAAAAGCTATAGTTATTCCACGTAAAATTGTTCACAAAAAACAAAACAAAACATTTGTTTTTATTTCCGAGAAAAAAGGAAAAGAAAATATTGCTAAAATTAGAGAAGTTGTTTTAGGGAAAACAAACAAAGAAAATGTTGAAATAATTTCAGGACTTAAAGAAGGTGATAAAATAATTACAGACGGACACAACAACCTTTCTGATGGTCAGGTATTAATAATTAAAAATAAATAA
- a CDS encoding OadG family protein — protein MNDFSTALELMTVGMFTVFVILFFVVIVGNLIIRVVNKYFPEDTSKKIQSISAINPKKISAIVSAINVFTKGSARVTKIEKM, from the coding sequence ATGAATGATTTTAGTACGGCATTGGAACTTATGACAGTGGGAATGTTTACTGTTTTTGTAATTTTATTTTTTGTTGTCATAGTTGGAAATCTTATCATTCGGGTAGTTAATAAGTACTTCCCCGAAGATACATCTAAAAAAATTCAAAGCATAAGTGCTATAAATCCAAAAAAGATTTCTGCAATTGTTTCTGCAATAAATGTGTTTACAAAGGGATCTGCCCGTGTTACAAAAATTGAGAAAATGTAA
- a CDS encoding TolC family protein: MNKRRITILLSFCLIIVYNFQIKAQESQTFSLKEAQEYALKNNANVKNAKLDIEKAKKKIWETTAMGLPHVSAKVAYTYLPTVPEMSFATPYLINPVDAPGYGPEMISMGYQTIPMKLGVENSVTLDATVSQLVFSGAYIVGLQASKVFKKLSQHSLEQSENDVKEEVANTYYMILAAEESLKILNQNHININKTLLELTELHKEGFVENTDVDQIKYTKITIANAEKALERQVQIAYRLLKFQMGIELDNLISLSEKLEDIVKEISIETLFNDNYDISNNPTYKLLQTQENLQMLNLKREKSMFLPTITAFYNHQEKSAKADFDFSMPNMFGANMSIPIFSFGERLSKVKQADIELEKTRNQRKMAIQGLRLEVEKAQISLRTAYEKFLNEKSNLELTKKIYDKTAIKYKEGISSSMDLTQASSQYLQAQSNYFNTVNELLNSKNKLENLLNKN, encoded by the coding sequence ATGAACAAAAGAAGAATCACAATTTTATTAAGCTTTTGTTTGATAATTGTTTACAATTTTCAAATTAAAGCACAAGAATCTCAAACTTTTAGTTTAAAAGAGGCACAAGAATATGCATTAAAAAATAATGCAAATGTAAAAAACGCAAAATTAGACATTGAAAAAGCAAAAAAGAAAATATGGGAAACCACAGCAATGGGTTTACCCCATGTTAGTGCAAAAGTTGCTTATACATATTTGCCTACTGTTCCGGAAATGTCTTTTGCTACACCCTATTTAATAAATCCGGTAGATGCTCCCGGATACGGACCTGAAATGATAAGCATGGGATATCAAACAATACCCATGAAACTTGGTGTTGAAAATTCTGTTACTCTTGATGCTACTGTATCCCAATTAGTTTTTAGTGGAGCGTACATTGTTGGCTTGCAAGCAAGCAAAGTATTTAAGAAATTATCACAACATAGTCTTGAACAATCGGAGAATGATGTAAAAGAAGAAGTAGCAAATACTTATTATATGATTTTGGCAGCAGAAGAAAGCTTGAAAATTTTAAATCAAAATCATATAAATATCAATAAAACTTTATTAGAACTAACAGAATTGCACAAAGAAGGTTTTGTAGAGAACACTGATGTTGACCAAATTAAATATACTAAAATAACAATTGCAAACGCAGAAAAAGCTCTTGAAAGACAAGTTCAAATAGCATATAGATTATTAAAATTTCAAATGGGAATAGAGCTTGATAACCTCATTTCACTTTCTGAAAAACTTGAAGACATTGTTAAAGAAATAAGTATTGAAACATTATTTAACGACAATTATGATATTTCAAACAATCCAACTTATAAGTTACTTCAAACACAAGAAAATTTGCAAATGCTAAATCTTAAACGTGAAAAATCAATGTTTTTACCAACGATAACAGCTTTTTACAACCACCAAGAAAAATCAGCAAAAGCAGACTTTGATTTTTCAATGCCAAATATGTTTGGAGCAAATATGAGTATTCCGATTTTTAGTTTTGGTGAGCGATTGTCAAAAGTAAAACAAGCAGATATTGAATTGGAGAAAACAAGAAACCAAAGAAAGATGGCAATACAGGGCTTAAGACTTGAAGTTGAAAAAGCACAAATATCTTTACGTACTGCTTATGAAAAATTTCTTAATGAAAAATCAAACCTTGAATTGACAAAAAAGATTTATGATAAAACTGCAATAAAATATAAAGAAGGTATTTCTTCAAGTATGGATTTAACACAAGCAAGTTCACAGTATTTGCAGGCACAGTCAAATTATTTTAATACTGTTAACGAATTACTTAATTCAAAAAATAAATTAGAAAATTTATTGAACAAAAATTAA
- a CDS encoding TetR/AcrR family transcriptional regulator, producing the protein MENKSSEIFKKAGKVFFKYGIRSVSMDDICREIGISKKTLYKYVKNKGDLIDKILELDRNNKNEFFLRNIENLNAIDILLEVSKMLSKIITKVNPYLMHELSKYYPEIHQKHRQLKMQIHCERIERNLKKGITEGLYRKDIDIKLTSRIYIKKIEGMTDENVFSPEIFSFERIFEEMFVNYIRGISNQKGIEYFEKKRKSLKFKI; encoded by the coding sequence GTGGAAAATAAATCATCAGAAATATTTAAAAAAGCAGGAAAAGTATTTTTTAAATACGGAATAAGATCTGTTTCTATGGATGATATATGTCGTGAAATTGGAATTTCAAAAAAGACCTTGTACAAATATGTTAAAAATAAAGGTGATCTAATAGACAAAATACTTGAACTGGATAGAAATAATAAAAATGAGTTTTTTTTGAGAAACATAGAAAATCTGAATGCAATTGATATTTTATTAGAAGTTAGCAAAATGTTAAGCAAAATAATTACAAAGGTAAATCCTTATCTTATGCATGAGCTTTCTAAGTATTATCCGGAAATTCATCAGAAACATAGGCAGTTGAAAATGCAAATACACTGTGAGAGGATTGAAAGAAACTTAAAAAAAGGAATAACGGAAGGACTTTACAGAAAAGATATTGATATAAAACTTACTTCAAGAATTTACATAAAAAAAATTGAAGGTATGACAGATGAAAATGTTTTTTCACCTGAAATATTTTCATTTGAAAGAATATTTGAAGAAATGTTTGTCAACTACATAAGAGGGATTTCTAATCAAAAAGGAATTGAATATTTTGAAAAAAAACGAAAATCATTAAAATTTAAGATTTAA
- a CDS encoding biotin/lipoyl-containing protein, producing the protein MKKQKIKFSLVFRDMWQSSGKYVPRVDQLVKVAPHIVEMGCFDRVETNGGGFEQINLLFGENPNNAVRKWTKTFNDAGIQTHMLERALNGLRMSPVPADVRKLMFKVKKLQGTDISRSFDGLNDSRNIIDSIKYAQEGGMISQATLSLTYSKVHTVEYYVNLGDKLIKNGADELCMKDMAGIARPGWLGKIVSGIKKLHPDTPIQYHGHSGPGFVMASILEIARAGAEYIDVAMQPLSWGTGHADLLAVQSMLKDDGFEVKEINMKAYMKVRSLIQEFMDDFLGYYINPRNRSMNSLLIGPGLPGGMMGSLMSDLENNLKSLNKWMVKRDKPELTQDELLIKLFDEVQYVWPMLGYPPLVTPYSQYVKNVALMNVMQIEKGKERWSMIADNVWDMLMGKNGKLPGEIHAELKALAKEADKEFFTGTPQELYPDQLDVFRKEMDENSWDYGQDDEELMELAMHPAQYRDFKSGEAKKSFEADIKTRKAEGGGIMEGTNKAVAEPKLEADKVSTAFAPQKMIVDVDGEKFNVTVSSNEFDEKAQTTKETVEVSSPAPSNEKFKEVISPLEGKFFLTKENSETPIKVGNLIKEGDIIGYVEAMKTFNAVKSDVSGEVVEISNQDGSEVDEDDVLIRLK; encoded by the coding sequence ATGAAAAAGCAAAAAATTAAATTTTCATTAGTTTTTCGAGATATGTGGCAATCATCAGGAAAATACGTTCCAAGAGTTGACCAATTAGTTAAAGTTGCTCCTCATATTGTAGAAATGGGATGTTTTGACCGTGTTGAGACCAATGGTGGTGGTTTTGAACAAATAAATTTATTATTTGGAGAAAACCCTAACAATGCAGTAAGAAAGTGGACTAAAACATTTAATGATGCAGGAATACAAACTCACATGCTCGAAAGAGCTCTAAACGGATTAAGGATGAGCCCTGTACCTGCTGATGTGCGAAAATTAATGTTCAAAGTAAAAAAATTACAAGGAACTGATATCTCTCGCTCTTTTGACGGATTAAATGACTCAAGAAATATTATCGATTCAATAAAATATGCCCAAGAAGGAGGGATGATATCTCAGGCAACATTGAGTCTTACATATTCAAAAGTTCATACTGTTGAATACTATGTAAACTTAGGTGATAAGCTTATAAAAAATGGTGCTGACGAACTTTGTATGAAAGATATGGCAGGTATTGCCCGTCCGGGTTGGTTAGGTAAAATTGTTTCGGGAATTAAAAAATTGCATCCTGACACACCTATCCAATATCACGGACATTCAGGACCTGGTTTTGTTATGGCTTCAATTCTTGAAATTGCAAGAGCAGGTGCTGAATATATTGATGTTGCAATGCAACCTCTTTCATGGGGAACAGGTCATGCTGATTTACTCGCTGTACAATCCATGTTGAAAGATGATGGCTTTGAGGTTAAAGAAATTAATATGAAAGCTTACATGAAAGTTCGAAGCTTAATTCAAGAGTTTATGGACGATTTTCTCGGTTATTACATAAATCCAAGAAACCGCTCTATGAATTCACTTCTTATTGGTCCCGGACTCCCCGGTGGAATGATGGGATCACTAATGAGCGACCTTGAAAATAATTTGAAAAGCCTTAACAAATGGATGGTAAAAAGAGATAAGCCAGAACTTACTCAGGATGAATTATTGATAAAATTGTTTGATGAGGTACAATACGTCTGGCCAATGTTAGGCTATCCTCCTTTGGTAACTCCTTACAGTCAATATGTGAAAAATGTTGCACTTATGAATGTAATGCAAATTGAAAAAGGTAAAGAACGCTGGAGCATGATAGCTGATAATGTTTGGGATATGCTAATGGGTAAAAACGGAAAATTACCGGGAGAAATTCATGCTGAACTAAAAGCCCTTGCTAAAGAAGCAGATAAAGAATTTTTTACAGGAACTCCTCAGGAATTGTATCCTGATCAATTGGATGTTTTCCGTAAAGAAATGGATGAAAATTCTTGGGATTATGGACAAGATGATGAAGAATTGATGGAACTTGCTATGCATCCTGCACAATATCGTGATTTTAAATCGGGAGAAGCAAAAAAATCTTTTGAAGCTGATATTAAAACAAGAAAAGCTGAAGGTGGCGGAATTATGGAAGGAACTAATAAGGCTGTTGCTGAACCTAAATTGGAAGCAGACAAAGTTTCTACTGCTTTTGCTCCTCAAAAAATGATTGTTGATGTTGACGGTGAAAAATTTAATGTTACTGTTTCTTCTAATGAGTTTGATGAAAAAGCTCAAACAACAAAAGAAACTGTAGAAGTTTCTTCGCCTGCTCCTTCAAACGAGAAGTTTAAAGAAGTAATTTCACCTTTGGAAGGTAAGTTTTTCCTCACTAAAGAAAATTCAGAGACTCCAATAAAAGTTGGTAATTTGATAAAAGAAGGTGATATTATCGGATATGTGGAAGCAATGAAAACTTTTAATGCTGTTAAATCAGATGTCTCCGGTGAAGTAGTAGAAATTTCGAATCAAGATGGTTCTGAAGTTGACGAAGATGATGTTCTTATTCGATTAAAGTAA